One window of Suricata suricatta isolate VVHF042 chromosome 6, meerkat_22Aug2017_6uvM2_HiC, whole genome shotgun sequence genomic DNA carries:
- the REEP2 gene encoding receptor expression-enhancing protein 2 isoform X2, translating into MVSWIISRLVVLIFGTLYPAYSSYKAVKTKNVKEYVKWMMYWIVFAFFTTAETLTDIVLSWFPFYFELKIAFVIWLLSPYTKGSSVLYRKFVHPTLSNKEKEIDEYITQARDKSYETMMRVGKRGLNLAANAAVTAAAKGVLSEKLRSFSMQDLTLIRDEDALPLRGPDSRLRPTPGGLLDTIEDLGDDPALNLRSSTNQADPRTETSEDDMGDKAPKKVKPVKKVPKAEPLASKTLKTRPKKKTSGGGDLA; encoded by the exons ATGGTGTCCTGGATCATCTCTCGCCTGGTGGT GCTCATCTTTGGCACCTTGTACCCAGCCTATTCTTCCTACAAGGCCGTGAAGACAAAAAACGTGAAGGAATAT GTGAAATGGATGATGTACTGGATCGTCTTTGCCTTCTTCACCACGGCGGAGACACTCACGGATATTGTGCTTTCCTG GTTCCCCTTCTACTTTGAGCTCAAGATCGCCTTTGTGATATGGCTGCTGTCCCCTTATACCAAGGGCTCCAGCGTGCTCTACCGCAAGTTCGTGCACCCGACACTGTCCAACAAGGAGAAG gAAATCGACGAGTACATCACACAGGCCCGAGACAAGAGTTATGAGACCATGATGAGGGTGGGCAAGAGGGGCCTGAACCTGGCTGCCAATGCCGCAGTCACCGCTGCTGCCAAG GGGGTGCTATCAGAGAAGCTCCGAAGCTTCAGCATGCAGGACCTGACGCTGATCCGGGACGAAGATGCACTGCCCCTGCGGGGGCCCGACAGCCGTCTCCGACCCACCCCCGGCGGCCTCCTGGATACCATTGAGGACTTAG GAGATGACCCTGCCCTGAATTTAAGGTCTAGCACGAACCAGGCAGATCCCCGGACAGAGACCTCTGAAGATGATATGGGAGACAAGGCCCCTAAGAAGGTCAAACCTGTCAAAAAAGTGCCCAAAGCTGAG CCACTGGCTTCCAAGACACTGAAGACCCGGCCCAAGAAGAAGACCTCTGGTGGGGGTGACTTGGCTTGA
- the REEP2 gene encoding receptor expression-enhancing protein 2 isoform X1 — MVSWIISRLVVLIFGTLYPAYSSYKAVKTKNVKEYVKWMMYWIVFAFFTTAETLTDIVLSWFPFYFELKIAFVIWLLSPYTKGSSVLYRKFVHPTLSNKEKEIDEYITQARDKSYETMMRVGKRGLNLAANAAVTAAAKGQGVLSEKLRSFSMQDLTLIRDEDALPLRGPDSRLRPTPGGLLDTIEDLGDDPALNLRSSTNQADPRTETSEDDMGDKAPKKVKPVKKVPKAEPLASKTLKTRPKKKTSGGGDLA; from the exons ATGGTGTCCTGGATCATCTCTCGCCTGGTGGT GCTCATCTTTGGCACCTTGTACCCAGCCTATTCTTCCTACAAGGCCGTGAAGACAAAAAACGTGAAGGAATAT GTGAAATGGATGATGTACTGGATCGTCTTTGCCTTCTTCACCACGGCGGAGACACTCACGGATATTGTGCTTTCCTG GTTCCCCTTCTACTTTGAGCTCAAGATCGCCTTTGTGATATGGCTGCTGTCCCCTTATACCAAGGGCTCCAGCGTGCTCTACCGCAAGTTCGTGCACCCGACACTGTCCAACAAGGAGAAG gAAATCGACGAGTACATCACACAGGCCCGAGACAAGAGTTATGAGACCATGATGAGGGTGGGCAAGAGGGGCCTGAACCTGGCTGCCAATGCCGCAGTCACCGCTGCTGCCAAG GGCCAGGGGGTGCTATCAGAGAAGCTCCGAAGCTTCAGCATGCAGGACCTGACGCTGATCCGGGACGAAGATGCACTGCCCCTGCGGGGGCCCGACAGCCGTCTCCGACCCACCCCCGGCGGCCTCCTGGATACCATTGAGGACTTAG GAGATGACCCTGCCCTGAATTTAAGGTCTAGCACGAACCAGGCAGATCCCCGGACAGAGACCTCTGAAGATGATATGGGAGACAAGGCCCCTAAGAAGGTCAAACCTGTCAAAAAAGTGCCCAAAGCTGAG CCACTGGCTTCCAAGACACTGAAGACCCGGCCCAAGAAGAAGACCTCTGGTGGGGGTGACTTGGCTTGA
- the REEP2 gene encoding receptor expression-enhancing protein 2 isoform X3 produces the protein MMYWIVFAFFTTAETLTDIVLSWFPFYFELKIAFVIWLLSPYTKGSSVLYRKFVHPTLSNKEKEIDEYITQARDKSYETMMRVGKRGLNLAANAAVTAAAKGQGVLSEKLRSFSMQDLTLIRDEDALPLRGPDSRLRPTPGGLLDTIEDLGDDPALNLRSSTNQADPRTETSEDDMGDKAPKKVKPVKKVPKAEPLASKTLKTRPKKKTSGGGDLA, from the exons ATGATGTACTGGATCGTCTTTGCCTTCTTCACCACGGCGGAGACACTCACGGATATTGTGCTTTCCTG GTTCCCCTTCTACTTTGAGCTCAAGATCGCCTTTGTGATATGGCTGCTGTCCCCTTATACCAAGGGCTCCAGCGTGCTCTACCGCAAGTTCGTGCACCCGACACTGTCCAACAAGGAGAAG gAAATCGACGAGTACATCACACAGGCCCGAGACAAGAGTTATGAGACCATGATGAGGGTGGGCAAGAGGGGCCTGAACCTGGCTGCCAATGCCGCAGTCACCGCTGCTGCCAAG GGCCAGGGGGTGCTATCAGAGAAGCTCCGAAGCTTCAGCATGCAGGACCTGACGCTGATCCGGGACGAAGATGCACTGCCCCTGCGGGGGCCCGACAGCCGTCTCCGACCCACCCCCGGCGGCCTCCTGGATACCATTGAGGACTTAG GAGATGACCCTGCCCTGAATTTAAGGTCTAGCACGAACCAGGCAGATCCCCGGACAGAGACCTCTGAAGATGATATGGGAGACAAGGCCCCTAAGAAGGTCAAACCTGTCAAAAAAGTGCCCAAAGCTGAG CCACTGGCTTCCAAGACACTGAAGACCCGGCCCAAGAAGAAGACCTCTGGTGGGGGTGACTTGGCTTGA
- the EGR1 gene encoding early growth response protein 1: MAAAKAEMQLMSPLQISDPFGSFPHSPTMDNYPKLEEMMLLSNGAPQFLGAAGASEGSGSNSSSSSSGGGGGGGGGSSASSSSAFNPQGEAGEQPYEHLTAESFPDISLNNEKVLVETSYPSQTTRLPPITYTGRFSLEPAPNSGNTLWPEPLFSLVSGLVSMTNPPATSSSAPSPAASSSSSASQSPPLSCAVQSNDSSPIYSAAPTFPTPNTDIFPEPQSQAFPGSAGAALQYPPPAYPAAKGSFQVPMIPDYLFPQQQGDLGLGTPDQKPFQGLESRTQQPSLTPLSTIKAFATQSGSQDLKALNTTYQSQLIKPSRMRKYPNRPSKTPPHERPYACPVESCDRRFSRSDELTRHIRIHTGQKPFQCRICMRNFSRSDHLTTHIRTHTGEKPFACDICGRKFARSDERKRHTKIHLRQKDKKADKGVVASSAATSLSSYPSQVATSYTSPVTTSYPSPATTSYPSPVPTSYSSPGSSTYPSPVHSGFPSPSVATTYSSVPPAFPAQVSSFPSSAVTNSFSASTGLSDMTTTFSPRTIEIC; this comes from the exons ATGGCCGCAGCCAAGGCCGAGATGCAGCTGATGTCCCCGCTGCAGATCTCCGACCCATTCGGCTCCTTTCCTCACTCGCCAACCATGGACAACTACCCTAAGCTGGAGGAGATGATGCTGCTGAGCAACGGGGCTCCCCAGTTCCTCGGTGCCGCCGGGGCCTCGGAGGGCAGCGGcagtaacagcagcagcagcagcagcgggggcggtggaggtggagggggcgGCAGCAGcgccagcagcagcagcgccTTCAACCCTCAAGGGGAGGCGGGCGAGCAGCCCTACGAGCACCTGACCGCAG aGTCTTTTCCTGATATCTCTCTGAATAACGAGAAGGTTCTGGTGGAGACAAGTTACCCCAGCCAAACCACCCGGCTGCCCCCCATCACCTACACTGGTCGCTTCTCTCTGGAGCCTGCACCCAACAGTGGCAACACCTTGTGGCCTGAGCCCCTCTTCAGCCTGGTCAGCGGCCTCGTGAGCATGACCAACCCACCGGCCACCTCATCTTCAGCACCATCTCCAGCAGCCTCCTCCTCGTCCTCTGCCTCTCAGAGCCCACCTCTGAGCTGTGCAGTACAGTCCAATGACAGCAGCCCCATTTACTCAGCGGCACCCACGTTCCCCACACCTAACACTGACATCTTCCCTGAACCACAAAGTCAGGCCTTTCCAGGCTCTGCAGGCGCTGCGCTCCAATACCCACCTCCTGCCTACCCTGCTGCCAAGGGTAGCTTCCAGGTCCCCATGATCCCTGACTATCTGTTTCCACAACAGCAGGGGGACCTGGGCCTGGGCACCCCAGACCAGAAGCCCTTCCAAGGCCTGGAGAGCCGTACCCAGCAGCCTTCACTCACTCCACTGTCTACCATCAAGGCCTTTGCCACACAGTCGGGCTCCCAGGACTTGAAAGCCCTCAACACCACCTACCAGTCCCAGCTCATCAAACCCAGCCGCATGCGCAAGTACCCCAACCGGCCCAGCAAGACGCCCCCCCACGAACGCCCCTATGCCTGCCCCGTGGAGTCCTGTGACCGCCGCTTCTCCCGCTCAGATGAGCTCACCCGCCACATTCGCATCCATACCGGCCAGAAGCCCTTCCAGTGTCGCATCTGCATGCGCAACTTCAGCCGCAGTGACCATCTCACCACCCACATCCGCACCCACACAGGCGAAAAGCCCTTCGCCTGCGACATTTGTGGGAGAAAGTTTGCCAGGAGTGATGAACGCAAGAGGCATACCAAGATCCACTTGCGGCAGAAGGACAAAAAGGCAGACAAAGGGGTTGTGGCCTCTTCTGCCgccacctccctctcttcctaccCATCCCAGGTGGCTACCTCCTACACATCCCCAGTTACTACCTCTTATCCGTCCCCAGCCACCACCTCATATCCTTCACCTGTGCCCACCTCCTACTCCTCTCCCGGTTCTTCAACCTACCCATCTCCTGTGCACAGTGGCTTCCCCTCACCCTCAGTGGCCACCACAtactcctctgttccccctgctTTCCCAGCCCAAGTCAGCAGCTTCCCTTCCTCAGCTGTCACCAACTCCTTCAGCGCCTCCACAGGGCTTTCGGACATGACAACAACCTTTTCTCCCAGGacaattgaaatttgctaa